A genomic region of Pseudoalteromonas piscicida contains the following coding sequences:
- a CDS encoding HvfC family RiPP maturation protein has product MSFVKTQQQFMAHIRDPDNQPAPEGIEDRRLKIYQELFFNNVEGFVSSAFPVLKSLYTNTDWLMLIRLFFVKHDCHSPYFLEISKEFLQFLQTEYEPTEADPEFLLELAHYEWLELDVATIVEAEHELSIEVQALADVEISLASTARVAHYQYPVHQISETFRPTKTAGQTFSFALYRDEEDDVQFVALNPMTALMLSVIEANDGMQLTDIVDVIAQQVPQFTIEQLQQGAQHTLAEFADLGIIKTKNL; this is encoded by the coding sequence ATGTCTTTTGTAAAAACTCAGCAGCAGTTTATGGCGCATATCAGAGATCCAGACAACCAACCTGCACCTGAAGGCATAGAAGATCGGCGCTTAAAAATCTATCAAGAGCTGTTTTTTAATAACGTTGAAGGCTTCGTGAGCAGTGCGTTTCCTGTACTTAAAAGCTTGTATACCAACACAGATTGGTTGATGTTAATTAGGCTGTTTTTTGTTAAGCACGATTGTCATTCGCCATACTTTTTAGAGATTAGCAAAGAGTTTTTGCAGTTTTTACAAACAGAATACGAGCCCACTGAAGCTGATCCTGAGTTCTTGTTAGAGCTTGCTCATTATGAATGGCTAGAGCTAGATGTGGCAACGATCGTTGAGGCAGAGCATGAGCTTTCAATTGAAGTACAAGCGCTTGCAGATGTTGAAATTAGCTTGGCAAGTACAGCCAGAGTTGCACATTATCAATATCCGGTTCATCAGATCAGTGAAACCTTTAGGCCAACTAAAACAGCAGGGCAAACATTTAGCTTTGCATTGTATAGAGACGAAGAGGACGATGTTCAGTTTGTCGCACTAAACCCGATGACGGCCTTAATGTTGTCGGTGATTGAAGCCAATGATGGTATGCAACTCACTGACATTGTGGATGTTATCGCGCAGCAAGTGCCTCAGTTTACTATTGAGCAGCTGCAGCAAGGGGCACAGCATACACTAGCTGAATTCGCGGATCTTGGCATTATCAAAACAAAAAACCTTTAA
- the apt gene encoding adenine phosphoribosyltransferase, whose product MTTENMSLIKNSIATVPNYPKPGIMFRDVTSLLANPAAFKATIDAFVAAYKDGGFTKIIGTESRGFIFGAPLAYELGIPFIPVRKPGKLPREVISQSYQLEYGEDTLELHSDAIEAGDKVLLVDDLLATGGTIEATAKLVKRLGGEATDAAFVISLPELGGEKKINDLGIKILSLVEFEGE is encoded by the coding sequence ATGACGACAGAGAATATGTCATTGATCAAAAATAGTATCGCGACGGTTCCTAATTACCCAAAACCTGGGATTATGTTCCGTGACGTGACTTCACTTCTAGCAAATCCAGCTGCGTTTAAGGCAACAATTGATGCGTTCGTTGCGGCTTATAAAGATGGCGGCTTCACTAAAATCATCGGTACTGAATCGCGTGGTTTTATCTTCGGTGCACCATTGGCGTATGAGTTAGGTATTCCTTTTATTCCAGTAAGAAAGCCGGGTAAATTACCGCGTGAAGTGATCAGCCAGTCTTACCAGCTTGAATATGGTGAAGATACGCTTGAATTACACTCAGATGCGATTGAAGCAGGTGATAAAGTGCTACTTGTTGATGATTTACTTGCAACAGGTGGTACTATTGAAGCAACAGCAAAACTGGTTAAGCGCTTAGGCGGTGAAGCTACTGATGCTGCGTTTGTTATTTCATTGCCTGAGCTTGGTGGTGAAAAGAAAATCAATGATCTTGGGATCAAAATCCTTTCACTTGTAGAGTTCGAAGGCGAATAA
- a CDS encoding rhomboid family intramembrane serine protease → MSKRALVFPPNFKLVLYAMAVMCLVQVLGGIFGLSVYRFGIVPHNVHHLSGVLTAPFVHGSWGHLLSNLLGLSISGYLAARLPRFKRATFFIVVATGLLVWLFAGHANHIGASGIVMGYFGLLLGAALFNRDVLGIVSFIALLVLTYYANISFLATLFDFSAQTSSSSHIFGFLSGLCGAYLTKQKRIARR, encoded by the coding sequence ATGAGTAAACGTGCACTGGTTTTTCCGCCCAATTTTAAGTTGGTTTTGTACGCTATGGCGGTGATGTGCCTCGTACAGGTGTTGGGGGGGATTTTTGGCTTATCCGTCTATCGTTTTGGGATTGTACCGCATAATGTGCATCATTTGAGTGGTGTGTTAACCGCGCCTTTTGTGCATGGTAGTTGGGGGCATTTGCTGAGTAACTTGCTCGGCTTAAGTATTAGCGGCTATTTGGCTGCAAGATTACCAAGGTTTAAGCGAGCTACTTTTTTTATTGTGGTTGCTACAGGGCTGTTGGTTTGGCTGTTTGCTGGGCATGCTAATCACATTGGTGCATCAGGCATTGTAATGGGTTACTTTGGCTTACTGCTGGGAGCTGCGCTATTCAATCGCGATGTGCTTGGTATTGTTAGTTTTATAGCTCTGCTGGTATTGACTTATTATGCCAATATTAGTTTTTTAGCGACGTTATTTGATTTTTCGGCGCAGACGAGTAGTTCAAGCCATATTTTTGGGTTTTTAAGCGGATTATGCGGGGCATACTTAACCAAGCAAAAGCGTATTGCTCGGCGTTAA
- a CDS encoding IS3 family transposase (programmed frameshift) → MTKLKRATYSAAIKLETAQLVVDQGYTQEDAAKAMGVGKSTVSKWVTQLKQERNGQTPTASPMTPEQIEIRELKKQIQRIELEKDIFKKGYRSLDVRLPEQFSLIEKLNQRERYPISVLCSVFNVHRSSYKYWAIRDTTPTPEQIRLEAEVKAIHAMSGGSAGARTIAAIATNNDFELSRYRAAKLMVKLKLESCQVPQHQYKRGGNEHLEIPNLLDRQFDVVEPNTVWCGDVTYIWTGNRWAYLAVVVDLFARKVVGWAMSLSPDTSLTLKALELAYESRGKPSGLMFHSDQGSHYTSLKYRQRLWRYKITQSMSRRGNCWDNAPMERFFRSFKTEWMPKVGYENFKDAKYGVSDYINGYYNNVRPHHYNAGLAPNESEVRYQDSKTVAKIS, encoded by the exons ATGACGAAATTAAAACGCGCAACCTATTCTGCGGCAATCAAATTAGAAACAGCTCAACTTGTAGTTGACCAAGGCTACACACAAGAAGATGCAGCTAAGGCTATGGGGGTTGGTAAATCAACTGTAAGTAAGTGGGTAACTCAATTGAAGCAAGAGCGGAATGGCCAGACCCCCACAGCGTCACCAATGACACCTGAACAAATTGAAATCCGCGAACTTAAAAAGCAAATCCAACGCATTGAATTAGAAAAGGATATAT TTAAAAAAGGCTACCGCTCTCTTGATGTCCGACTCCCTGAACAATTCTCGTTAATTGAGAAATTAAATCAACGAGAGCGTTACCCAATTAGCGTGTTGTGTAGCGTATTCAATGTGCATCGCAGCAGCTATAAATATTGGGCCATACGGGATACAACGCCTACACCAGAGCAAATAAGGCTAGAAGCTGAAGTTAAAGCCATACATGCAATGAGCGGCGGTTCAGCTGGGGCACGGACAATCGCAGCAATCGCAACGAATAACGATTTTGAATTAAGCCGTTATCGCGCCGCTAAGCTAATGGTTAAACTAAAACTAGAGAGCTGCCAAGTACCACAACATCAATATAAAAGGGGTGGTAATGAGCATCTTGAAATCCCAAATTTGCTAGACAGGCAGTTTGATGTTGTTGAGCCGAATACGGTGTGGTGCGGTGATGTGACGTATATTTGGACAGGCAATCGCTGGGCCTATTTAGCGGTCGTTGTTGATTTATTTGCACGTAAAGTCGTTGGTTGGGCAATGTCGTTGTCGCCAGATACTAGCTTAACGCTAAAAGCGCTTGAACTCGCGTATGAAAGCAGAGGTAAACCAAGTGGATTGATGTTTCACTCAGACCAAGGAAGCCATTATACAAGCTTGAAGTACCGCCAACGTTTATGGCGCTATAAAATTACACAAAGTATGAGCAGGCGCGGAAATTGTTGGGATAATGCGCCAATGGAGCGATTTTTTAGAAGCTTTAAAACGGAGTGGATGCCAAAGGTTGGATACGAAAACTTTAAAGATGCTAAATATGGTGTGAGTGATTATATCAACGGATATTATAACAACGTTAGGCCTCATCATTATAATGCTGGTTTAGCGCCAAATGAATCTGAGGTTAGATACCAAGATTCTAAAACTGTGGCCAAAATTAGTTGA
- the dnaX gene encoding DNA polymerase III subunit gamma/tau — translation MSYQVLARKWRPQNFHELMGQEHVKQALVNALNEKRLHHAYLFTGTRGVGKTTIARIFAKSLNCEQGVTSTPCGQCSACTEIETGKFIDLIEIDAASRTKVEDTREILDNVQYAPTRGRYKVYLIDEVHMLSKHSFNALLKTLEEPPEHVKFLLATTDPQKLPVTILSRCLQFNLNAMTQGQIVEQLEKILPLEQVAFDPVALQTLAKAADGSMRDALSLTDQAIAQTNGNLTVPAVQSMLGLMDSAHAIILLSAILCHDGEALLNAIEKIALQNGNFVSVLDDLIALLHVIQLTQLVPSAARLSNFDNNDIKLFAEQLAPQQGQLLYQLLLNGKKDLKWAPEPKLGFEMVMLRLMAFEKESHSVVPSAPVSQETSEKQSKVGDLRALLKKPTEDNATVAPSPQVQPTATPTYAPEATTSTAQQTTQYEPVSPMPAAQSQAPVASVSSEAEMANQYDNIMSQAVEQGFQEQVPAHHHESAPVDDAAYAQTASQNQEDWSQPEVQNQNASEPAATASVTEQQNQAQSAIARILKNRNISGAGRLVGANGEVKKSEAPSAPMPIEQAPATTVTTPEYQPEPQRAQPAAPRLAPKKQKKAAFQERHKPITENLAPELLEQLSPVKQDDNEQSIQVEIPAPENFVSPISDIKFAHQSDDWANMIEKMQLGGRIRQYALHSVITQQGAQVQLQVDASQQHLDSAVLREKLTESLSALFEQPIELEINYIDTVNNTPFLVQQQLDEHRLVQAKAAMRDDPLVSAFVQEFDAMLDENSVQAL, via the coding sequence ATGAGCTATCAGGTTCTGGCGCGAAAATGGCGTCCGCAAAACTTCCATGAATTAATGGGGCAGGAGCATGTTAAACAAGCTCTGGTCAACGCACTTAATGAAAAGCGTTTACACCATGCCTATTTATTCACCGGAACACGTGGTGTGGGCAAAACAACCATTGCTAGGATCTTTGCTAAAAGCCTTAACTGCGAACAAGGCGTTACTTCAACGCCTTGTGGTCAGTGTAGTGCCTGTACTGAGATTGAAACTGGTAAGTTTATCGATTTAATCGAAATTGATGCGGCTTCTCGTACAAAAGTTGAAGACACGCGAGAAATCTTAGACAACGTACAATATGCACCAACTCGTGGTCGCTACAAGGTTTATCTCATCGATGAAGTGCACATGCTGTCGAAGCACAGTTTTAATGCGCTCCTTAAAACCTTAGAAGAGCCGCCAGAGCATGTAAAATTTTTGCTCGCCACAACCGATCCACAAAAGTTGCCTGTGACTATTCTGTCTCGTTGTTTACAGTTCAACCTGAACGCAATGACGCAAGGGCAAATAGTTGAACAGCTAGAAAAAATCCTCCCGCTAGAGCAAGTTGCCTTTGATCCAGTAGCGCTACAAACGTTAGCGAAAGCCGCTGATGGCAGTATGCGTGACGCTCTAAGTTTGACTGATCAGGCTATTGCACAAACAAATGGCAATTTAACTGTGCCTGCAGTGCAATCTATGCTGGGATTGATGGATAGTGCGCATGCGATCATTTTGCTGTCTGCAATTTTATGCCACGACGGTGAAGCCTTACTCAATGCGATTGAAAAAATAGCACTACAAAATGGTAATTTTGTTAGTGTGCTGGACGATTTAATTGCGTTATTGCATGTTATTCAGCTCACTCAACTCGTGCCTAGTGCTGCGCGATTATCAAATTTTGATAACAACGACATCAAGCTATTTGCCGAGCAATTAGCACCGCAACAGGGCCAGTTGTTGTATCAACTGCTGTTAAATGGCAAAAAAGACCTAAAGTGGGCACCTGAGCCTAAACTTGGGTTTGAGATGGTCATGCTGCGCTTAATGGCGTTCGAAAAAGAAAGTCATAGCGTAGTGCCTTCCGCTCCTGTGAGCCAAGAGACTTCTGAAAAGCAAAGCAAAGTAGGGGATTTACGAGCGCTGTTAAAAAAGCCAACGGAAGATAACGCTACGGTAGCGCCATCACCTCAGGTACAGCCGACAGCAACACCTACATATGCACCAGAAGCAACGACATCAACCGCGCAACAAACAACACAGTATGAGCCGGTGTCGCCAATGCCTGCTGCGCAAAGCCAAGCACCAGTCGCCTCTGTGTCATCTGAGGCGGAGATGGCCAATCAATACGACAACATCATGTCACAGGCGGTAGAGCAGGGGTTCCAAGAACAAGTTCCTGCACATCATCATGAAAGTGCGCCAGTTGATGATGCTGCATACGCGCAAACGGCATCGCAAAACCAAGAGGATTGGTCTCAACCTGAGGTGCAAAACCAAAACGCTTCGGAACCTGCTGCTACAGCAAGTGTTACCGAGCAGCAAAACCAAGCCCAGTCAGCAATCGCACGAATTTTAAAAAATCGTAATATCTCTGGAGCGGGTCGATTGGTGGGAGCCAATGGTGAGGTAAAAAAGTCTGAGGCGCCTAGTGCGCCAATGCCAATAGAGCAAGCGCCAGCCACGACGGTAACCACACCTGAGTATCAGCCTGAGCCGCAACGCGCACAGCCCGCTGCACCTCGCTTAGCACCAAAAAAGCAAAAGAAAGCAGCGTTTCAAGAGCGCCATAAACCTATTACGGAAAATTTAGCACCAGAATTGCTAGAGCAGTTATCACCGGTAAAACAAGATGATAACGAACAAAGTATTCAAGTGGAGATCCCTGCACCGGAAAACTTTGTTAGTCCAATCAGTGACATTAAGTTTGCTCACCAAAGCGACGATTGGGCAAACATGATTGAAAAGATGCAATTAGGTGGTCGAATTCGCCAGTATGCATTACACAGCGTGATAACACAGCAAGGCGCGCAGGTACAATTGCAAGTAGATGCGAGTCAACAACACTTAGACTCCGCAGTGCTGAGAGAGAAACTAACAGAAAGCCTAAGCGCATTATTCGAGCAGCCAATCGAGCTTGAGATTAACTATATCGACACGGTAAATAACACGCCGTTTTTGGTACAGCAACAATTAGATGAGCATAGGCTTGTCCAAGCTAAAGCGGCGATGCGAGACGATCCACTCGTCAGCGCATTTGTCCAAGAATTTGACGCAATGCTTGACGAAAATAGCGTTCAGGCATTGTAA
- a CDS encoding HNH endonuclease, protein MNLRLDTKILKLWPKLVDHYTCEQCGVELSQYKRLLHTHHINGVKTDNSISNLRALCLDCHKKQPKHEHMHVTHNDQLIINQLRRDHWCPFFL, encoded by the coding sequence ATGAATCTGAGGTTAGATACCAAGATTCTAAAACTGTGGCCAAAATTAGTTGACCACTACACTTGTGAGCAGTGCGGGGTTGAGCTTAGTCAATATAAACGACTTTTACATACCCATCACATCAATGGTGTAAAAACAGATAACTCTATAAGTAACTTACGCGCACTTTGCTTGGACTGCCATAAAAAGCAACCTAAGCATGAGCATATGCATGTCACTCACAACGACCAACTGATTATCAATCAACTAAGACGTGACCACTGGTGTCCCTTTTTCCTTTAG
- a CDS encoding amidohydrolase family protein, with protein MKKRNIIPCFAAALLISACSSSTNNSDDKPQDDDVSAKVSLFFGGNIITVASKKPFSLGADDNPAVLVENGVITFVGSVDDAKEKLATIRNHAPKTKISYFNLNGRTLMPGFIEPHAHLQSTAQMSGVKNLMPCLPDKYQEKLSKDYGWIYYPNMQASSAKDGQGHCFIYLDEAIAKVTTSPPFVIDHVNKVGWYIGNGLDPSRMVQEEYAKRPFDQRINENREFFAYPMKAIDEIDNQKLKTAQSNKAIFMTDQSGHLAYANMSAFEQVGLCNTVVKKAQIDMISQAKVDEFEKENPDFKLPVEDYTLTCEGTEQDVKTSQFIVKTLCFSDGDLDIVNNAKYKEIDSKKWQYSGLIKEPSAYMLFINSILRAKGTSSKDISALVHHAPNTPPATSCPLDTAQPELAKYDKDENEEVLMKMKYLLNTSSQQGVTMLVDGGSTTEMKDDFINLVLMEQLQPAARVRSVYDWRNYQDEATAARAQCVYDPKNPSECDYIPFESKAFNGMYSAQGIKLLSDGSTQGCSANLSTDYSEAGLCDTFGKGHVDYTKNEIVQNLSRFLPTCDSSVHQPWYFNLHANGDQAISDSLNALTQMAGDAKRHTSTCKEKQVAQTFTDLAHTIIHSTVNDIDESTKENKTIYKYLKARETFPNLTPSHLIAHVAYWGASMRNELGDLRGNRIDPMEEELAAGIPFSLHSDLSISPLFPLWFIEQAMTRHTWEYPFLASRGKYLGTNTDGKSNLSIQDAIKAVTIVPAMQHNLSYKLGSIEVGKIADLIVLDKNLMDFQTTPESIHSINVECAFINGDEVTWVDLEDLGKAKNLTDYTPKTLASKCRNSSTLN; from the coding sequence ATGAAAAAGCGTAATATAATCCCATGTTTCGCAGCTGCCCTATTGATTTCGGCGTGCTCGAGTTCAACAAATAACAGCGATGATAAACCACAAGACGATGATGTTAGCGCTAAAGTCAGTCTTTTTTTCGGTGGCAATATTATCACTGTTGCTAGCAAAAAACCCTTCTCTTTAGGAGCAGATGATAATCCTGCGGTGTTGGTCGAAAATGGTGTGATTACATTCGTCGGTTCAGTCGACGACGCAAAGGAGAAGCTAGCAACAATTAGAAACCATGCTCCAAAAACCAAGATATCTTACTTCAATTTAAATGGCAGAACCTTAATGCCAGGATTCATAGAACCTCATGCCCATTTACAATCAACGGCGCAAATGAGTGGAGTAAAAAATTTAATGCCTTGTCTGCCAGACAAATATCAAGAAAAGCTCTCTAAAGATTACGGCTGGATTTACTATCCGAATATGCAGGCTTCAAGTGCGAAAGATGGACAGGGGCACTGCTTTATATACCTAGATGAAGCAATAGCAAAAGTAACAACAAGTCCGCCATTTGTAATCGACCACGTCAATAAAGTTGGATGGTACATTGGAAATGGGCTTGATCCGTCACGAATGGTCCAAGAAGAGTATGCCAAGAGGCCTTTCGATCAGCGTATAAACGAAAATCGAGAATTTTTTGCATACCCAATGAAAGCTATTGACGAAATTGACAACCAAAAATTAAAAACGGCACAAAGTAACAAAGCTATATTTATGACTGACCAATCAGGGCATTTAGCGTACGCCAATATGTCTGCATTTGAGCAAGTGGGCTTGTGCAATACAGTGGTCAAAAAAGCACAGATAGACATGATTTCTCAAGCAAAAGTCGATGAGTTTGAAAAAGAGAACCCTGACTTTAAACTCCCCGTCGAGGATTACACATTGACTTGTGAAGGTACAGAACAAGACGTAAAAACCAGTCAGTTTATCGTGAAAACCTTATGCTTCAGCGATGGCGACTTAGATATAGTGAATAATGCTAAGTACAAAGAGATTGACTCGAAAAAGTGGCAGTACTCTGGCCTCATCAAAGAACCAAGTGCGTATATGCTGTTTATTAATTCCATTTTAAGAGCAAAAGGCACTAGTAGCAAAGACATTTCAGCACTCGTACACCATGCACCAAATACGCCCCCTGCAACCAGCTGCCCGCTAGATACAGCGCAACCGGAGCTAGCTAAATATGATAAAGATGAAAATGAAGAGGTTTTGATGAAAATGAAGTACTTGCTCAATACTTCATCGCAACAGGGGGTAACCATGTTAGTAGACGGTGGTTCAACAACAGAAATGAAAGACGATTTCATCAATCTAGTTCTCATGGAGCAACTGCAACCGGCCGCAAGAGTTCGCTCTGTGTACGATTGGCGCAACTATCAAGACGAGGCAACAGCCGCTCGCGCTCAATGTGTGTATGATCCTAAAAACCCCAGTGAATGTGATTATATTCCTTTTGAAAGTAAAGCTTTTAACGGTATGTACTCAGCGCAAGGCATTAAGCTACTCTCAGATGGCTCTACCCAAGGCTGTAGCGCAAATTTAAGTACTGATTACTCTGAAGCAGGACTTTGTGACACGTTTGGCAAGGGTCATGTTGATTATACCAAAAACGAAATTGTCCAAAATCTCTCTAGATTTTTACCCACCTGTGACAGCAGCGTACATCAGCCTTGGTACTTTAATCTTCACGCAAATGGTGATCAAGCTATATCAGATTCACTTAATGCGCTAACTCAAATGGCAGGTGATGCAAAACGTCACACCTCAACATGTAAAGAGAAACAGGTCGCTCAGACGTTTACTGATCTAGCTCACACAATTATTCATTCCACAGTGAATGATATAGATGAAAGTACAAAAGAAAATAAAACAATTTATAAATACCTCAAAGCTCGCGAAACGTTTCCGAATTTGACACCCAGTCATTTAATCGCCCATGTGGCCTACTGGGGAGCATCAATGAGAAATGAATTAGGAGATCTACGAGGCAATAGGATCGACCCTATGGAAGAAGAGCTCGCCGCAGGGATCCCCTTCTCGTTACATAGCGATTTGAGTATCAGCCCGTTATTCCCACTATGGTTTATTGAACAAGCCATGACTCGCCACACTTGGGAATATCCATTCTTAGCATCCAGAGGAAAGTATTTAGGTACAAATACAGATGGAAAAAGTAACTTATCAATACAAGACGCCATAAAGGCCGTCACTATTGTTCCTGCAATGCAACATAACCTCTCCTATAAGTTAGGTTCAATTGAAGTTGGCAAAATAGCTGACTTGATAGTTTTAGATAAAAACTTAATGGATTTTCAAACCACGCCTGAGAGCATCCACTCCATCAATGTGGAATGTGCATTTATAAATGGTGACGAGGTGACATGGGTCGATCTCGAAGATTTAGGCAAAGCTAAAAACCTTACAGACTACACGCCTAAAACCTTAGCTTCTAAATGTCGCAATAGCAGCACATTGAATTAA
- a CDS encoding YbaB/EbfC family nucleoid-associated protein produces MFKGGMGNIMKQAQQMQERMEKAQEEIKSLEVTGEAGAGLVKVTMLGSHNVRRVEIDESLMEDDKDMIEDLLAAAVNDAVRRVGEETQKRMSEVTGGMQMPPGFKMPF; encoded by the coding sequence ATGTTTAAAGGCGGAATGGGCAACATCATGAAGCAGGCGCAGCAAATGCAAGAGCGCATGGAAAAAGCCCAAGAAGAGATCAAGAGCCTAGAAGTAACAGGTGAAGCAGGCGCAGGTTTAGTTAAAGTAACTATGCTTGGTAGTCACAACGTACGTCGCGTAGAAATCGACGAAAGCCTAATGGAAGACGATAAAGACATGATCGAAGACCTGCTAGCCGCTGCGGTAAACGATGCAGTTCGTCGCGTAGGTGAAGAAACGCAAAAGCGCATGTCAGAAGTCACCGGCGGCATGCAAATGCCTCCAGGCTTTAAAATGCCGTTTTAA
- a CDS encoding DUF3592 domain-containing protein yields the protein MYNSTQDFLNRAIITEGTVVDLIYSQSEDSDTYTPFVKFHTKNGEIAEFVSSTGGGPNRYSIGEVVSVVYLEDSIEKAEINDTFSLWGGVMILAGIGSVFFLIGLSIILFGASKNKKVKYLKEKGTPVVTS from the coding sequence ATGTACAACAGTACCCAAGACTTCCTAAACCGTGCAATCATTACCGAAGGCACAGTGGTAGACCTTATTTATTCCCAGTCTGAAGACTCGGATACCTATACTCCTTTCGTTAAATTCCACACCAAAAATGGCGAAATAGCGGAGTTTGTGTCCTCTACCGGGGGCGGTCCTAACAGATATTCAATAGGAGAGGTTGTAAGCGTCGTTTATCTAGAAGATTCAATCGAAAAAGCTGAAATTAACGATACTTTCTCGCTTTGGGGCGGGGTTATGATCTTAGCTGGAATAGGCTCCGTATTTTTTCTAATTGGACTTTCAATTATCTTATTTGGCGCGTCAAAAAATAAGAAGGTGAAGTATCTAAAGGAAAAAGGGACACCAGTGGTCACGTCTTAG